CTGCGCACGGTGGCGCAGCAGGTGATCCATCAGCACGATGGCCATCATCGCCTCGGCGATCGGCGTGGCGCGGATGCCCACGCACGGGTCGTGGCGGCCTTTGGTGATGACGTCGACCGGGTTACCGTGAACATCGATGGAGCGGCCCGGCACGGTGATGCTGGAAGTCGGCTTCAGCGCCAGGTGGGCGACGATCGGTTGACCCGAGCTGATACCGCCGAGAATGCCGCCAGCGTTGTTGCTGAGGAAACCCTCCGGGGTCAGCTCGTCACGGTGCTCGGTACCGCGCTGGGCGACGCTGGCGAAACCTGCGCCGATTTCCACACCCTTGACCGCGTTGATGCTCATCAGGGCGTGGGCCAGCTCGGCATCGAGGCGGTCGAAGATCGGCTCACCCAGGCCCGGCATCACGCCTTCGGCAACCACGGTGATCTTCGCCCCGACCGAGTCCTGGTCACGGCGCAGTTGATCCATGTAAGCCTCGAGCTCAGGCACCTTGTCCGGGTCGGGGCTGAAGAAGGCGTTGTTCTCCACCGACTCCCAACCCTTGAACGGAATTTCGATCGGGCCCAGCTGGCTCATGTAACCGCGCACCTGAATGCCCTGGGTGGCCAGGTACTTCTTGGCGATGGCGCCGGCCGCCACGCGCATGGCGGTTTCACGGGCCGAACTACGGCCACCGCCGCGGTAGTCGCGGATGCCGTACTTGTGATGGTAGGTGTAGTCGGCATGGGCCGGGCGGAACAGGTCCTTGATGGCCGAGTAGTCTTTGGACTTCTGGTCGGTGTTGCGGATCAGCAGGCCGATCGAGCACCCCGTGGTGCGGCCTTCGAAGACGCCGGAGAGGATCTCCACTTCGTCGGCTTCCTGGCGCTGGGTGGTGTGCCGGCTGGTGCCGGGCTTGCGCCGGTCGAGGTCGTGCTGCAGGTCGGCGAGGGAGATCTCCAGGCCCGGAGGGCAGCCATCGACAATGGCGACCAACGCCGGGCCATGGCTTTCGCCAGCGGTGGTGACAGTGAACAGCTTGCCGTAGGTATTGCCGGACATGGACGCTCCGCGAGTCTGCCTGAAGTGAACGAAAGCGGCAGTATACGGAAAATTTCACCAGGAATGCTCGCCTGTACCGGCCTCATCGCCGGCAAGCCGGCTCCCACAAGCCCTCGAGGGCGGCAGAGAACCTGTGGGAGCCGGCTTGCCGGCGATGAGGCAACACGCCACACCCCAACCTCCGAACCTTCCAGCAAGGACAGTGTCAAACCGCTATCTCACCCATGTAGTCCCCCATGATGTCGCGCCTCGTCGCCCTGCTCTTCCTGCTCTGCGCCGGCCTAGCCCAGGCCGCCTCCCCCACCGTGCTGCAACGGCCCATCGACCTGGACACCGGCCAGGGCGTGCTGCACGGCAGCCTGCTGCTGCCGCAACAGGCCACGCCACCGCCGGTGGTGCTGATCATCGCAGGCTCCGGCCCGACCGACCGCGATGGCAACAACCCGGCCTCGGGGCGCATCGACAACCTCAAGCGCCTGGCCCTGCTGCTGGCCAACGAACACATCGCCAGCGTGCGCTTCGACAAGCGTGGCGTGGCCGCCAGCCAGCCGGCCACACCCGATGAACGCAACCTCAGCGTCGAGCGCTACGTGGCCGACGTGGTCGCCTGGAGCCGCAAGCTCAAGGCCGACCCTCGCTTCGGCCCGTTGATCCTGCTCGGCCACAGCGAAGGCGCACTGATCGCCAGCCTGGCCGCCGAGCAAGCCGGTGCGAGCGCGGTGATCACCCTGGCCGGCAGCGGCCGGCCGATGGCGGATGTGGTGCGTGAGCAACTGGCACGGCGCCTGCCACCGGCGCAGCTCGAACGCAGCAATGCCCTGCTCGACCGCCTGCAAGCGGGGCAGACCAGCCTGGATGTGCCTGCGCCCCTACGCCAGGTATTCCGGCCCAGTGTGCAGCCCTACCTGATCACGTTGTTCCGCCAGGACCCGGCGCAAGCCTTCGCCCGCCTGCCCATGCCTGCCCTGATCGTGCAGGGCCGTAATGACGTGCAGGTGGATGTGGTCGATGCCGAGCGCCTCAAGGCGGCCAAGCCGGACGCCCAGCTGGTGCTGATCGACGGCATGAACCACATGTTGCGCATTAGCCCCAAGGAAATGCGCCTGCAGCGCGACAGCTACCTCAACCCGGAGCTGCCCCTGGCGCGGGAGCTGGGTGAGCGCGTGGTGAGCTTTATTCACCAACTGCCCTCGGCCTGAGGAGATCGCTGCACAATGGCCTCACGTCCTGGGCGATACGGCCGATAAGCTCGGTATTGGCCTGTATGCGAGAACACCCTGATGACCGATGCACCCGCTGCCGTAGAGCCGGCCGAAGAGCCGCAAGCCCCGGAAAGCGCCCCACTCCCCTGGGCCGACCTTACCGTCGAACACTTCCAGCTCCTGCGCCTGGCGCCGCTGCCCACCGACCGCAACAGCGGTGCTCGGCCGCTGCGCTTCGTCGAGTTCGGCCACGCCGAGCGCCACGATAAGAACCACAGCCTGCTGCGTATGGAGATTCGTCTGCCAGGGCAGAAGGTGCGCAAGGAACAGAACCAACTGGATGTGCGCATCGATCATGCCGAACGCCTGGTTCGCATCGGCAGCGACAGCGGCCTGCAACTGGAGCCCCTCAACCGTGGCCTCGGCCGTTTCATGATGGGCCAGGCCGTGCAGTGGCTGCAGCGCAAATGGTCGAACTACCGCGTCGAAGGCATGGCGCTGCCGAACCGGGATGCGCTGAACGAAGACACCCGCCTGCGCCGGGATCGCTTCCTGACCGCCACCGGTTTCGAGGTGGTGTATGCCGACCCGCAGCACCTGAAGGGCAGCACCGTGGAGACGACCGTCGGCCAGCTCAAGAACGGCTGGAATACCGAGAAGGTGCAACGGGTGGACATGCTGGAAGCCGCTGGCATGTTGCAGCAGGCCGAGCAGCAGTTGCTGGAGAAGGAGGCGCAGTTGCGCGAGCGGGATGAGCGGGTGGCCAAGTACCGGCGTGAGGACAGCGGATTGCGCTTTACCATCACTTGCCTGGTTGCATTTGCGGTGTTTCAGGCGGGGTTGCTGATCTGGATCGCTACCCGCTAGACCGTGTCGCCTGCATCGCCGGCAAGCCGGCTCCCACATCAGATCACCGCCGACCTCGTGGGAGCCGGCTTGCCGGCGATTGAGCTGCAAGGCAGCCCCAGATTCACCCTCAGACGCGAGCCTTGAACAACTCCTGATGCTGCCGGCACTGCTCGGCAGTCAGCATGAACACCCCATGCCCACCGCGCTCGAACTCCAGCCAGGTGAAATCGACCTCGGGGTACAGCGCCTCGACATGTACCTGGCTGTTGCCCACCTCGACGATCAGCAAGCCCTTCTCGCTCAGGTGCTCGGCCGCCTCGGCCAGCATCCGCCGCACCAGGTCCAGGCCGTCATTGCCGCAGGCCAGGCCCATTTCCGGCTCATGGTGATACTCCGCCGGCATGTCGCCGAAATCCTCGGCATCCACATACGGTGGGTTGGACAGGATCAAATCGAAACGCTGCCCCGGCAGGCCGCCGAAACCATCGCCCTGCACGGTGTACACGCGCTCTTCCAGGCCATGACGCTCGATATTCTGGTTGGCCACTTCGAGCGCCTCGAAGGACAGGTCGGCCAGCACCACTTCAGCCTCGGGGAACACTTCGGCGGCAACGATACCGATGCAACCGGAGCCGGTGCACAGGTCGAGGATGCGCGCAGGCTCGGCGGCCAGCCAAGGCTCGAAGCGCTTCTCGATCAGCTCGCCGATCGGCGAACGAGGCACCAGCACGCGCTCGTCGACGATGAACGACATGCCGCAGAACCACGCCTCGCCCAACAGGTAGGCGGTCGGCACACGGTCTTCGATGCGGCGTTTGAGCAGGTGCTGCAGGCGTACACGCTCATCGTCCTCGAGCTGGCAGTCCAGGTAGCTGTCGGCCACCTCCCACGGCAGGTGCACGGCACCCAACACCAGCAGGCGCGCTTCGTCCCAGGCATTGTCGGCACCGTGGCCGAAGAACAGCTCGTGCTCATGGAAGCGGCTGACCGCCCAGCGGATATGGTCGCGCAACGTGCGCAGACGAGATGTGATCACGGGGTACTCCTATTCAGACCGGACAAAAGTCTAACAGCCCTACCCGCACATTTGTTGCCGCGAATCGCCCTGCAGCTAGCCACAGGCCAGTAACCACGCCGCTTACGATGTCAACCATTCCCATTGGCGCCAAGGCAAGGGAGAATAGGTATACAAAAGCCCTACCCAAGGAGCCCTTGATGTCCGTTCCAACCACGATGTTCCGCCTCACTGGCCGCGACTACCCGCCGGCCAAGCTGAGCCAAGCCAGCCTGATCATCATCGATGCGCAAAAAGAGTACCTCAGTGGCCCTCTCGCGCTGTCGGGCATGGACGAGGCCGTGGCCAACATCGCCAGGTTGCTCGACGCCGCCCGCAAGGCTGGCCGTCCGATCATCCATGTCCGCCACCTCGGCACCGTTGGCGGCCGCTTCGACCCGCAGGGCCCGGCCGGCGAGTTCATCCCTGGCCTGGAGCCGCGCGAGGGTGAAATCGTCATCGAAAAACGCATGCCCAACGCATTCAAGAACACCAAGCTGCACGAAACCCTGCAGGCGCTGGGTCACCTGGACCTGATCGTCTGCGGTTTCATGAGCCATTCCAGTGTCAGCACCACGGTTCGCCGGGCCAAGGACTATGGTTATCGTTGCACCCTGGTGGAAGACGGGTCGGCAACCCGCGACCTGGCACTGAAGGATCGGGTGATTCCCGCCGCGCAGATTCATGAATGCGAAATGGCCGTGATGGCCGACAACTTCGCCTGTGTCGCCCCGACCGCCAGCCTGATCTGACCGCCCGGCAGCCAGGCGGAACCCGAAGGCAGGCGGCCGGTCCAATTCCCGATGTCCACAGAGGAAATCGGAATGAAGCTAAAAGGCAGTTTCGACGCCAAACGCCTGCGCCCACGCGAACCGCGCAACTGGGGCGCTCGCCTGGCGGCTGGCCTGTCGGCCCTGCTCGCCACGCTCGGCGTGCTGCTGGCCATGGCCGGCTTCGCCGGGCTGCTCGGCAACTACACGGCCCTGGCCGAACTCAATGCCAACCGGCCGCTGGCTGCGGTGATCACGGTGGCCGGGCTGCTGCTGCTGTACTTCGGGGTGAGGTTCTGGCGGCGCAGCCGTATTCGTTTGCGTCGCGGGCGAGAGCTGAACCTGTCGCCGCACCTGATGAAAAAGCACGACTGAACAGCTTCTCTAGCCCTATCGCCGGCAAGCCGGTTCCCACAGGCTTTGTGGCGCACCCGTGGGAGCTGGCTTGCCGGCAATGAGGCCGGTACTGACGCCACAAGGCTGATGGCGTAAACTACGCCGCCCACGTGGAGGCAGCATGCAAGACGATGATTTTTCCCTGTTCAGCGCCGAGGTGCGCGGCGTCAAGCCGATCAAGCACGATCGCGCCGATGTCGGCAAACCCAAGGCCGACCGCAAGCAGCTGGCCGGCCTGCGCCAGGCCGCGACCGTGCGCAGTGACCAGCCGCTGGTGATCGACGGGCTGTCCGACCAGTTCGTCATCGACGTCGGCGCCGAAGACGAGCTGATGTGGCGCCGCGACGGCGTGCAGGAAACCCAGATCCGCAAGCTCAAGCTCGGCCAGATCGCCTTCGAAGGCAGCCTCGACCTTCACGGCATGAGCGTGGAAAAAGCCCGCGAGACCCTGTGGGACTTCATCGCCGAGGCCACCAAGCTGGAAGTGCGCTGCGTGCGCGTGACCCACGGCAAGGCGGCACGCCTGGACGGCAAGCGGCCGATGATCAAGAGCCACGTCAACACCTGGCTGCGCCAGCACCCCCAAGTGCTAGGCTTTACCTCCTGCCAGGCCCGCCACGGCGGCACCGGGGCGGTGTATGTAATGCTCAAGCGAACCATGATGGAAGGCCGCGACGAGTAACGCCACGCTTGCAGCGTAGGCTTTGCCGCCGTACCCTTCGTTTTTGCGATTTTTTCCCACAGGTAGATCCATGTCCCTGGAACAGAACTATACCGAGATCCTCAGCCAACTCGGCGAGGACGTCTCCCGTGAGGGCCTGCTCGACACGCCCAAGCGGGCTGCAAAGGCCATGAAGTACCTTTGCCGCGGTTATGAGCAGACGCTGGAAGAAGTCACCAACGGCGCCCTGTTCACCTCCGACAACAGCGAAATGGTGCTGGTCCGGGACATCGAGCTGTACTCGATGTGCGAACACCACATGCTGCCCTTCATCGGCAAGGCCCACGTGGCCTACCTGCCCAAGGGCAAGGTGCTGGGCCTGTCGAAGGTCGCACGAATCGTCGACATGTATGCCCGCCGCCTGCAGATCCAGGAAAACCTCAGCCGCCAGATCGCCGAGGCCGTGCAGCAGGTCACCGGCGCTGCCGGTGTGGCAGTGGTCATCGAAGCCAAGCACATGTGCATGATGATGCGCGGTGTCGAGAAGCAGAACTCGACCATGCTCACCTCGGTGATGCTCGGCGAGTTCCGCGAAAACGCCGCCACCCGCAGCGAGTTCCTCAGCCTGATCAAGTGATCGGCGCGTGACCCGAGCCGACCCTGTGGGGTCGGCTTTTTCTTTTCAGGAGTTGCCCATGATCGTCAAAGCCTTGCGGGTCGGCCTCGGCCAGCTCATCGTATTCGGCGACTGGATCAGCCGCCCGGCCAAGCGCAAGCGCGATGCCACGGCCCAGGCCCACGTCGCGCAACAGGCCAAGGGCCTTGCGCTGTACCAGTTCCATGCGTGCCCATTCTGCGTCAAGACCCGCCGCACCCTGCACCGGTTGAACGTGCCGGTGGCGCTGCGCGATGCCAAGAATGACGAGGTGCACCGCCAGGCGCTGCTCGAAGGTGGCGGGCGAGTGAAAGTGCCGTGCCTGCGCATCGAAGAGGCAGGCCAGGTGACCTGGATGTATGAGTCCAAGGCCATCATTGCCTACCTGGACAAGCGGTTCGCGTCGGTCTGATACATCGCGTCGGCCTCATCGCCGGCAAGCCGGCTCCCACAAGTACGCCACCAAGCCTGAGAGCGGTGGGTTACCTGTGGGAGCCGGCTTGCCGGCGATGAGGCCGGTACAGTCTCAGTCCACCATCGGCACATGCCGCGGATGGCTAGCCACCCTGGCCAGCCAGGCCCGCACCGCCGGATAATCCGCCAGCTCGAACCCACCCTGATGCGCCACATGGGTGTACGCATACAGCGCCACATCGGCAATCGAATACTGGTCGCCCACCAGGTACGGCGTCATCTGCAACTGCCGCTCCATCACCCTCAGCGCCTTGTACCCGCCCTTGTGCAGCTTGCGGTACTCCTCCACACGCTCGTCCGGCAGGCCCAGGTAGAACTGGATGAACCGCGCCACGGCAATGTACGGCTCATGGCTGTACTGCTCGAAGAACTGCCACTGCAGCACCTGGGTCCGCAAGCGCGGCTCGCTGGGCAGGAACTCGCTGCCATCGGCCAGGAAGTTGAGGATGGCGTTGGACTCCCACAGGCACGTGCCGTCCTCGAGCTGCAGCACCGGCACCTTGCCGTTGGGGTTCATGGCCAGGAACTCGGGCGTTTCGGTCTCGCCCTTGAGAATGTCCACCGGGTGCCACTCGTACGGCCGGTCCAGCAGGCTCAGCATCAGCTTGACCTTGTAGCAGTTGCCGGACTGGTAATCGCCATAGACCTTGTACATGCCCCTCCCCTCCCATGCAGTTGCGCGTCAGGGCCCAATAGTTGGCGACTGTACGGCTAAAAGCAATGCCCGCTGTATGACAAGGATCACGTGTGCCCGCGTTAGTCTGAAAAAACTGCTTACACATGGACAAGGACTCATCCCATGACCGATGCCACCTCCGCACGCCTGCGGCCCCTGGCAGACAGCTCCCCGTCGGCGGTGGTCGCCGGCTTCATCGCCATGCTCACCGGCTATACCAGCTCACTGGTGCTGATGTTCCAGGCCGGCCAGGCAGCGGGCCTGACCAGCGCCCAAATCTCATCCTGGATCTGGGCGCTGTCGATCGGCATGGCGGTGGGCAGCATCGGCCTGTCGTTGCGCTACCGCACGCCGATCACCATCGCCTGGTCGACACCTGGCGCGGCGCTGCTGATCACCAGCCTGGGCGGGGTCAGCTACCCCGAAGCCATCGGCGCCTACATTACCTGCGCGATACTGGTACTCATCTGCGGCCTGACCGGCAGCTTCGAGCGCCTGGTCAAACGTATTCCCGCGTCACTGGCGTCGGCCTTGCTGGCCGGCATCCTGTTCAAGATCGGCAGCGAGATCTTCGTCGCCGCGCAGCACCGCACGCTGCTGGTGCTGGGGATGTTCTTCAGCTACCTGCTGGTCAAGCGCCTGTCGCCCCGTTACTGCGTGCTGGCCGCATTGCTGGTGGGCACGGCGCTGTCCGGCACACTGGGCCTGCTGGACTTCAGCGGTTTCAGGCTGGAAGTGGCAACGCCGGTGTGGACCACACCGAGTTTCTCTCTTGCGGCGACCATCAGTATCGGTATCCCTTTGTTCGTGGTAGCCATGACCTCGCAGAACATGCCAGGGGTGGCGGTGCTGCGCGCAGATGGTTACCAGGTACCAGCCTCACCGCTGATCTCGGCCACCGGGTTTGCTTCACTGCTGCTGGCGCCTTTCGGCTCGCACGGGGTCAACCTGGCGGCGATCAGCGCGGCCATCTGCACCGGGCCGCATGCCCATGAAGACCCGAGCAAGCGTTACACCGCGGCCGTGTGGTGCGGGATTTTCTACGGGATTGCCGGGGTGTTCGGGGCGACGCTGGCGGCATTGTTCGCGGCATTGCCGAAGGAGTTGGTGCTGTCGATTGCCGCACTGGCGCTGTTCGGCTCGATCATGAATGGGCTGACAGTGGCCATGGGCGAGGCGCGCGAGCGAGAGGCGGCGCTGATTACCTTCATGGTGACGGCATCGGGGTTTACCCTGTTCTCGATCGGGTCGGCGTTCTGGGGGATTGTGGCAGGAGTTCTGAGCCTGTTGATTCTCAGCCCGCGCAGGGCCTGACCGCAGGGTTGACTGTACCGGCCCTATCGCCGGCAAGCCGGCTGGCACAAGGGCGATGGATCCGTTGTGGGAGCCGGCTTGCCGGCGATAGGGCCGATGCAGCGATCACAAACGGAAATGCCCCACCATCCCCTTCAGGTCGCTGCCCAACTGCGCCAGCTCGATACTGGACCGCGCATTGTCCTGCATAGCCAACGCCGCCTGATCGGCACTCCCACGAATCTGCGTGACACTGCGGCTGATCTCTTCAGCCACCGAACTCTGCTGTTCGGCAGCCGCGGCAATCTGCTGGTTCATCTGCTGAATCAACGACACCGCCGCCGCAATGCTGCCCAAGGCACTTTCGGTGTGCAGCGCGTCAGCCACGGCCAGGCGCACCAGCTCGGCACTGCCGCGTATCTGCGACACCGACTGCTGGGCGTTGCCGCGCAGGCTAGCAACCAGCCGCTCGATCTCCTCGGTCG
The Pseudomonas sp. KU43P genome window above contains:
- a CDS encoding alpha/beta hydrolase; its protein translation is MMSRLVALLFLLCAGLAQAASPTVLQRPIDLDTGQGVLHGSLLLPQQATPPPVVLIIAGSGPTDRDGNNPASGRIDNLKRLALLLANEHIASVRFDKRGVAASQPATPDERNLSVERYVADVVAWSRKLKADPRFGPLILLGHSEGALIASLAAEQAGASAVITLAGSGRPMADVVREQLARRLPPAQLERSNALLDRLQAGQTSLDVPAPLRQVFRPSVQPYLITLFRQDPAQAFARLPMPALIVQGRNDVQVDVVDAERLKAAKPDAQLVLIDGMNHMLRISPKEMRLQRDSYLNPELPLARELGERVVSFIHQLPSA
- the folE gene encoding GTP cyclohydrolase I FolE, with the protein product MSLEQNYTEILSQLGEDVSREGLLDTPKRAAKAMKYLCRGYEQTLEEVTNGALFTSDNSEMVLVRDIELYSMCEHHMLPFIGKAHVAYLPKGKVLGLSKVARIVDMYARRLQIQENLSRQIAEAVQQVTGAAGVAVVIEAKHMCMMMRGVEKQNSTMLTSVMLGEFRENAATRSEFLSLIK
- a CDS encoding glutaredoxin, which gives rise to MIVKALRVGLGQLIVFGDWISRPAKRKRDATAQAHVAQQAKGLALYQFHACPFCVKTRRTLHRLNVPVALRDAKNDEVHRQALLEGGGRVKVPCLRIEEAGQVTWMYESKAIIAYLDKRFASV
- a CDS encoding benzoate/H(+) symporter BenE family transporter; this encodes MTDATSARLRPLADSSPSAVVAGFIAMLTGYTSSLVLMFQAGQAAGLTSAQISSWIWALSIGMAVGSIGLSLRYRTPITIAWSTPGAALLITSLGGVSYPEAIGAYITCAILVLICGLTGSFERLVKRIPASLASALLAGILFKIGSEIFVAAQHRTLLVLGMFFSYLLVKRLSPRYCVLAALLVGTALSGTLGLLDFSGFRLEVATPVWTTPSFSLAATISIGIPLFVVAMTSQNMPGVAVLRADGYQVPASPLISATGFASLLLAPFGSHGVNLAAISAAICTGPHAHEDPSKRYTAAVWCGIFYGIAGVFGATLAALFAALPKELVLSIAALALFGSIMNGLTVAMGEAREREAALITFMVTASGFTLFSIGSAFWGIVAGVLSLLILSPRRA
- a CDS encoding Smr/MutS family protein, which gives rise to MQDDDFSLFSAEVRGVKPIKHDRADVGKPKADRKQLAGLRQAATVRSDQPLVIDGLSDQFVIDVGAEDELMWRRDGVQETQIRKLKLGQIAFEGSLDLHGMSVEKARETLWDFIAEATKLEVRCVRVTHGKAARLDGKRPMIKSHVNTWLRQHPQVLGFTSCQARHGGTGAVYVMLKRTMMEGRDE
- a CDS encoding cysteine hydrolase family protein, which codes for MSVPTTMFRLTGRDYPPAKLSQASLIIIDAQKEYLSGPLALSGMDEAVANIARLLDAARKAGRPIIHVRHLGTVGGRFDPQGPAGEFIPGLEPREGEIVIEKRMPNAFKNTKLHETLQALGHLDLIVCGFMSHSSVSTTVRRAKDYGYRCTLVEDGSATRDLALKDRVIPAAQIHECEMAVMADNFACVAPTASLI
- a CDS encoding glutathione S-transferase family protein; this encodes MYKVYGDYQSGNCYKVKLMLSLLDRPYEWHPVDILKGETETPEFLAMNPNGKVPVLQLEDGTCLWESNAILNFLADGSEFLPSEPRLRTQVLQWQFFEQYSHEPYIAVARFIQFYLGLPDERVEEYRKLHKGGYKALRVMERQLQMTPYLVGDQYSIADVALYAYTHVAHQGGFELADYPAVRAWLARVASHPRHVPMVD
- the aroC gene encoding chorismate synthase, producing the protein MSGNTYGKLFTVTTAGESHGPALVAIVDGCPPGLEISLADLQHDLDRRKPGTSRHTTQRQEADEVEILSGVFEGRTTGCSIGLLIRNTDQKSKDYSAIKDLFRPAHADYTYHHKYGIRDYRGGGRSSARETAMRVAAGAIAKKYLATQGIQVRGYMSQLGPIEIPFKGWESVENNAFFSPDPDKVPELEAYMDQLRRDQDSVGAKITVVAEGVMPGLGEPIFDRLDAELAHALMSINAVKGVEIGAGFASVAQRGTEHRDELTPEGFLSNNAGGILGGISSGQPIVAHLALKPTSSITVPGRSIDVHGNPVDVITKGRHDPCVGIRATPIAEAMMAIVLMDHLLRHRAQNAEVKVGTPVLGQL
- the prmB gene encoding 50S ribosomal protein L3 N(5)-glutamine methyltransferase, producing the protein MITSRLRTLRDHIRWAVSRFHEHELFFGHGADNAWDEARLLVLGAVHLPWEVADSYLDCQLEDDERVRLQHLLKRRIEDRVPTAYLLGEAWFCGMSFIVDERVLVPRSPIGELIEKRFEPWLAAEPARILDLCTGSGCIGIVAAEVFPEAEVVLADLSFEALEVANQNIERHGLEERVYTVQGDGFGGLPGQRFDLILSNPPYVDAEDFGDMPAEYHHEPEMGLACGNDGLDLVRRMLAEAAEHLSEKGLLIVEVGNSQVHVEALYPEVDFTWLEFERGGHGVFMLTAEQCRQHQELFKARV